DNA sequence from the Verrucomicrobiia bacterium genome:
GCCGCGAGAATCACGGCAATCACGGCCAAGGCTACGACGATCGGGATGTGATAGATGTCTGTGACGATCATCTTGATTCCGACAAAGATCAGGATCGCTCCCAGGCCGTAATGCAGGTAACGAAAAATCTTCATCATGCCGGCCAGCGCGAAATAAAGCGGCCTCAAGCCGAGGATTGCAAAAACGTTCGAAGTATACACAAGGAAGGAATCCGTCGTCACGGCCAAAATGGCCGGGATGGAGTCCACGGCGAACACGATGTCCGTCGTTTCCACGACAATCAGGACAAGCAGCAGCGGCGTGGCCCAGAACCGGGCATCGCGCTTAACCCAAAATTTTTCGCCTTCGTAGTTTTCAGTCATGGGCACGAAACGGCGGAAGCCTTTGACGATGGCGTTCTTTTCGGGCTCGATCTCCTTATCGTCTTCCTTGAAGAGCTTGAAGCCCGTGTAAACGAGGAATCCGCCGAAGACATAAATGATCCAATGGATGGCCTGAATGGCGGCAACGCCCGCAAAAATAAAAATCGCCCTCATGACCAGGGCGCCGAGGATGCCCCAGAAAAGGACGCGGTACTGCTGCTCGGTCGGGACTTTGAAATAACTGAAGACGAGGACGAAAACGAACAGGTTATCGACGCTGAGCGAGCGCTCGAGAACATAGCCCGCGAAAAATTTCATGGCCGCGTCCGAACCCAGCTTCCAGTACACGCCCAGATTGAAGAGCAGCGCGAGGACCGTCCAGAAAACGCTCAACCAGATCGCTTCTTTAATTTTGATTTCTTTGGAAGCGCGGTGGAAAAGGCCCAGATCCAGGACCAGCATGAGGATAACGAAGACATTGAAGCCGATCCAGACTGCCAGCGAGTGATGCGGGTGGATCAGAGGCGCCGCTGTCGTGTGCATGATTCCTCTTTGGAGTTAGATATCCCGCCCAATGGCCCGCGCGATGTTGCGCAGGTCTTTCATCAGCTCGTCGAAGATCTCGGGCAAAAGCGCCTGAGGCCCGTCGCAAACCGCTTCTTCCGGCTTGTCGTGGGTTTCGACGATGAGGCCGTCGGCGCCGGCTGCGACCGCGGCCCTGGCAAGAGCCGGGACAAACGCCCTTTTCCCCGCCGGATGCGACGGGTCGATGACGACGGGCAGATGGGTCTCGGATTTCAGGACCGGGACTGCCCCGATGTCGAGCGTGAAGCGGGTCGTGGTCTCGAAGGTGCGGATCCCGCGTTCGCAGAGGATGACGCGATGGTTCCCCTGCGAGTAGATGTACTCGGCGGCCATCAAAAACTCTTTGATGCTGTTGGCCATGCCCCGCTTGAGAAGGATGGGCTTGCGGGAAAGCCCCACCTCTTTCAGAAGATTGTAATTCTGCATGTTGCGGGCGCCGATCTGGATAATGTCCGCGTAGCGCTCGAAAAGCGGCAGGTCGCGCACGTCCATCATTTCCGTCACAATCAGAAGGCCGGTCGCTTTTTTCGCCGCGGCAAGATATTTGAGGCCGATCTCGCCGAGTCCCTGGAAATCATAGGGCGAGGTACGCGGCTTGAACGCGCCGCCGCGCAGGACGGTCGCGCCGGATTTTTTCATGAGCCGCGCGAGCTTCATGATGCGTTCCTGTGATTCCACGGTGCACGGGCCCGCCATGATCACGACTTTCTTGCCGCCGATCACCACGTCCTTTCCGAGGTCGAAGGTGCTGCCCTGATGGCGCGATTCGCGGGACACCATCTTGTACGGCTTCTGGATGTCCATGACCTTCTCGACGCCGGGAAAGGCTTCCAGCGGCTGCAGGCGGACTTCGGCTTCGTCGCCGATCACGCCGATGATCGTGCGCTCAATGCCCTTAGAAACGACGGGCTTCAGCTTCAGTTCTTTGATTTTGGTGACGACGTGGTCAACTTGCTTTTTCGTGACTTCGGCTTTCAGAACGATGATCATTTTTACCTTTCTTCATGGGGACAGGTCTTAAGACCTGTCCCTGCGTCATATATTAACGCAATTCGAGATTCACTTTCACGGCCACGGCATTGCCGATGGCCTTGTGGTTGCAGGATTTCATCAGCTCGTAAACGCGGTCGGCGAAATTGAAATCGGAAATCAGCAGTGTGACCGGCTCGGCCGACGTGACGGACCAGCCCTGGCCGCTGCGGGTGACGCTGAGCTTGGCGGCAAGCGGCTTCTGCACGCCGTTCAGGGTGATCATGCCGGAAGCCGTGACTTCGCGCGTCTCGCCGGCTTTCCAGTCCGCGAAAGCGCCGCCCAGTTCGAAATGATCGAAGGCGATCGTCACCAGGCCGAGATCGGGCTTCATGCTCTGAAAGAAAAGGCTCAGGATCCGGTTATTGCGTCCGGGCACGCCGGTATCCAGCGAATTGACGTCCAGAACCATGTCCAGCCGTTCGGGGCCATTGGGTCCCAGCTTCAAAGCGCCCAGATATTCGCGGAAATAGCCAAGCACACTGGCGGTCTCATTCTTGGCGACAGTAAAGGAAACTTCCCCGGTGCCCAGGGTCACGGCATAGGAAGCACTGTCCGCGGCCACGGCCTGGGACAGCTCGGCCTTCTTGGCATAATAAGCCGTATGGGCCGCGTAGATGTCGCCCAGCGGAAATTCGCCGGGAACAAAGGCGGGATCCGTATTCAGGTTTTCCGGAGCGTTATGGAAATGATCGGCGGCCGTCGTGGGCACCTGGGCCTGCGCCAAGGCAAGGGACGGGCAAAGAAAGAACAAACTCAGGATCAAGGTCATGGGTTTCATGGGCTCTCCAGGACTGGCGGAACATCCGGTGCTTTTGTTATAACTTCCTGTGGGATATGGGATTGTAAGTCGCAGGATTCTAGTCCTTTGCGGGCTTTCAGGCAAGGGCTTTCCTGTCCCCCGCTTCCATGAGGGCCAGGTGCTCGAGGAAATAGTCCCGCAAGAGACGGGTCGAGCCGTCGGGGAAACGAACGTAAATCATGTTTCCGGCATTGGTTTGATAACAGTACTGGCGGATCCAGTCGGCGGCGTTGTCGCCGGGTTTGAAATGCTGGGAAACGTAACGCCTGACCCAGGGCAGGGTTTCGGAAGGTTTGCGGTAAACACCGTCGGTAATGACCTCCAGGTCCGCATTTTTGAAATATTCGATGATGAGATTGAGCTTGTTGAGTTCCGGATCCGCGGTTTGCGGCACCGGACGCTCGGTTGGAAAAATGCCCGGGAAGTATTTATAAGCGGCAAAAGCAGCGGCGGATAAAACCGCCAGCAGTACTCCCAGGCGCACTCCGCGTAAAAAGTCCTGTTTGCTCATGCTCGCCTCTCATGGAATTATCGGCAAAATCCGGGAATCCCTGCCGGTCCAAATGAGAGCGGACAATACCGGCGTTTCGGAAGGGCGTTATTCATGAGGGTCTTCCTGAATAACGCCCTTCCGGCCAGGTTTACGGGACAACGGTTCCGTCGGTTGACGACGTGCCCGTTTGGCCGTCCGTCATGGACTCTTGGCTTTCAAAGAACGAATTTCCGCTGCCGCCGACATCGCCGTCGGTCAGGGAGCTGACTTCATTGATCGGTTTGGGGGTTCCCCGCGCGTCATCATCGGTAGCGTAGCCCATGCTGCCGAACGTCATGAGAATCGAGAGGGCCCACACGAGCATCATCATTTCTTTCATGATTTTCTCCTTGTTGCTTTATTGAGTGAACTTCCTCACTCAATCCTTAGTGTATAGGCCGCTTGTAAGAATATCAAAACTAACATCGAAAAAGCGCCAGATCTTTCAGAGGGTTAAAAATCTCGCGTATTTTTCATAACCCTTTATTTCAATGTGACTTGGGAAATCGAAAAAAATGCGGGAAGGGCAGAAAAAATTTTTTTGGGCAGGATAACTTTTGACGCTTTTTGACTATTTCAAGCTTACTGCGCCGGTCCGGAAGCAGGCCGGAAATGGGTACTTTCGAAGATTTTGTCCGCGGATTCGGGTAAAAACCCCTGAAAAAGACGGCCGTCTTTTGCCGGATAGCGGCGGGCGAATTCATAATAACAGCCGGGGATGGTTTCTTTGCGGTCCGCGAAATCCGTGGGAACCGGATAAGCCATCGTGGAGGACTGCTCGAGAAAAACCCGGGGATTTCCTTTGATTTCCCCGCCCGAGGCATTCAGGGCATAGCCGAGCCCTTTGATGAAAACGTTCAAAGCCGCAAGATCGGGAAAGGTCTTCAAGCCGTTGAAAAAAACCGTGAAATGATTCACCCGGAAACCGAACGCCGCCATCCATGCGGCATACTCGCTTTCCTTCAAAAGCTCCTGGTATTCTTTCCAGGAAAGACGCTTCCACGGAACTCCGGAAACAAGGAAACGTCCATCGCCTTCGCGCCCCGGCGGTACCTGGTCCACCAGACCGCGCACGGTCTTTTGAAGGGACGCCGAACATTCCCCTACTTTGAGCTCGCTGATGAAAATCTTGGGCTTGTCCGGATCCGGATGTTTGAAATAGCGGGCCTTCAATTTCTTGTCCTTGAAGTCGTAGGCTTCCCCGGCATCCCGGTAACCCAGCGCCATGAACGGCGCGGCCAGAACCGGAAGCCCGACCTTGGGAATGTCGAAAGTACGGAAAGCCACGTGGTCGTTCACGATCTTTTCCCCGCGCTGTTCCAGCGCCTTGTGGATGACGCCCGCCTGCTTGTTCATGGACGCATAGTCTTCCCAGAGTTGCTGCAGCAAAAGGTCCACGGGGCCCATCATCGCCTCCCCAAGCCTTCTATATATAGTAACCGCATCAATCCTCCGAAACCCGTTTCCGGAAATTTTTCAGCGAATTAAACGGGATGTCCACGACCAGCCTGTTGACGATGGCCGCGGGAATATGGCCGCCGGCGTCCGCGTGCTGCTGCACGTAAATCTCCGTGCCTCCGTCCGGAAGCGGCGTGAACCGCCACACGCCTTTCAAATAAGGCATGCGCACTTTGTCCGGCTGCGGCGGCAGCACGTCCGTGACCGCGGAAATCGCGAATTGAACGCCGGCGTTCTCCCCGGGCGTCCGGGCGCGCAGATAAACCGCGTCGCGGTTGGAAACCGGCCAGGGCATGTCGAGCGCCATGTACATTATCTTGTCGGCATCACTGCGGGATTCCAGGAGCCGCGACTCTGAACATTGGTGGAACCATCTGACCGCGCCCGTGGGATCTTCGTAATAGGCGACCGCTTTCTCGATCGGGACCTTCACGTTAACCGTGGCTTTGTATTCCAGGATCGGAGAACCATCCACCGGGCGGACATAGACCGTAATGCCGTCCTGGTTTTTCCGGAGCTGCCAGGGATGCTCCTCCGCCGCCGCGTTTTGCGCGAATAGCGCGAATGCGGCCGCCATGATCACGATGATTTTGCCGTTTTTTTCCAAGTGAAAAGACCCCGCGTTTCAGCGCAAATTTCAGGCGCCGGTTTCTTGTTGATTCTGCATCCAGTTTTTTCCGCCCATGACGCGGGCAATCAGCATGCTGACGACATTGGAGCCCACGGCGTTGACCGCGGTGGCCGGCGGGTCCACGAGCGTGCCGACCATGGTGATGATCGGAAGCGACTCGGGAGGAAATCCGTAAAGCGTCACGATCAAAAGCTCTCCCAAAAATCCTCCGCCTGGAATTCCGATCATGACCACGCCGCTCAAGACGCCCACGCCCACGGCGGTCGCATAGGTGGCCAGTCCGGAAAAAGGCCGCCCGTAAAAACTAAAAAGGATGGCGATTTTCAAAATACCTGAAAGGCAAGTCCCGTCCATGTGGATCGTCGCGCCGACCGGTATGGCAATCCGGCTGATTTCTTTGGGCACGCCGATCTCGTCCGCGGCCTGCAGGTTGACCGGCACCGTGGCCATGCTGCTTCCCGTGCCCAGCGCGGTCATCGAGGCCAGTGGGATTTTCGACCAGAACCTTTTGAACCCTTCCCTCCCGCCGGCCAGCCAGGCATATGCCGAGAACCCGAGGAAAAAATACGCGATGGAGAACGGATAATAAAGAAGCACGGCGCGCAGGTAGGACTGCATGAGCTGCGGCCCGAACACGCCGGTCAGGTAAGCGAAATAAGCGGCCAGGCCCACGGGCGCATACAGCATGATGAGCCCAATCACTTTGACCATGACTTCGCTGCCCGCGGCCAGGAATTCACTGAAGGGCCTGGATTTTTCCCCGAGAGAACAACTGGCAAGCCCCACCAGCATCGAAAAAAAGATGAGCGGCAGCATGTTTTTCTTGGAGAGGAGGTCGGAAAAATCCTTCACCGTGAAAGCGCCCACGAAATCGACAGAACCTTCCACAGGAGCCGGGGCCGAGGCCAAGGCCACGGGCGCGGTCATGGGCGGGAACAGCTTGACGCCGACGAGCATGAGCACCGTGCTGAGGATACCTGTCGCGGCGAAGAGCAGCAGCATCCACAAGAGAATGCGTCCCAGTTTACGGAGATCGGTCATGGCCGCGACGGAGGAAGCGATGGAAAAAAAGACGAGCGGCACGACCGCGGTAAAAAGAAGATTCAGGAAGATGTCGCCGAGAGGCTTGACCATCGCGGCGCGGTCTTTGAGGAAAAATCCGGACGCGCTTCCCAGCGTGATGGAACCGAGAAGGATCAGCGGAAACGCATAATGCTTCAGGACGCCGCGGCCGGGCGCGCATGTTTTTTGCACGCCCTTATTATCCCCACGGGGCGCAAACATGCAAGCGAATCATCCGCGGCGGAAGCTTACGCGGTTTTTTTACGGCAAAGCACCGCGTCCAGGGAAAATTGCCCGGGACCGCCCAGGATGAGCAGCAGCGCGATGCTTGCGAAAAGAAGAGCGGGCTGATACGCCATGCCGCCGGGAGACATGCTGACAAACGGATCGCCGTGGGAGAGATGAAAGTAAACCGCGTAGGCCATGGTGAACAAAAGACCCAGGGAAGCAAGCGGGGTCAGAAGCCCGAGAATCCATGCCAGCCCTCCTCCGAATTCGGAGAGCGCGGCAAGCGCCTGGAAAATGCCGGGTACGTGCGCTTCAGGCCCCATCCACTGGAAAGGATGCTGGATCATGGGCCGGCCGTAAGACATGAACGCGGCACCGGAAATCACCCGGACGAGGAGCAGGGCCACGGAAACGCGGCGGCTCGCCATCGGCGGCGAACAAAGGAAAGTTTTCATGGGTCCTCCTCCGCTCTAGGCGGACGTTTGGCTGGCCAGATGCCCGAGCAGGTCTTTGTTGGTGGGAAATTTTTGGAGCTGTTCGATGAGCGCCTGGGCGGCTTCCACGGGATTGAAGGTGGCAAGAACGCGCCGTATCTTCCGGACCAGTTCGAGTTCCTTGGGATCGATCAGCAGCTCTTCCTTGCGCGTGCCGCTTTTCGAGATGTCCACCGCGGGAAAAATCCGCCGGTTGGAAATTTCGCGGGAGAGGACGATTTCCATGTTGCCCGTGCCCTTGAACTCTTCGAAGATGACCTCATCCATGCGGCTGCCCGTCTGGACCAGGATCGTGGCGAGGATGGTCAGCGACCCGCCGTTTTCGATTTTGCGGGCCGAGCCGAAAATGCGCCGCGGAATTTCGAGCGCGCGCGCGTCCACGCCGCCGGACAGCGTCCGGCCGCTCGAACGGCTTTCGGCATTATGCACGCGGGAAAGACGCGTGAGAGAATCGATGACCACCATGACGTTCGCGCCGTCGGCGGCTTCGCGGTAAACCTGCTTCATGAGCTCGCTCGCCGTTGCGATGTGATGATCATAGGATTCGTCCGACGAAGACCAGCGAACCTCCGCGCCCGTCACCTTGCGGCGGAAGTCGGTCACTTCTTCAGGGCGTTCGTCGATCAGCAGGCAATAAAGCTTCACCTGCGGGTAAGCCTTGGCGATGGCCTGGCAGATGTGCTTCAGAAAAGTCGTTTTGCCGGAACCTGGAGGCGCCACGATGAGCCCGCGCTGGCCCATGCCGATCGGACAGATGAGGTCCATGGCGCGCATGGTGAGTTCCGTGGAGCCGTCTTCCAAACGGATGCGCGGGGAAGGATCGATGGCCGTACTGCCCAGAAACCGGGCCTCGCCTTCGTCCCTTCTCGGGGCGGCGGGATGAC
Encoded proteins:
- a CDS encoding TerC family protein, giving the protein MHTTAAPLIHPHHSLAVWIGFNVFVILMLVLDLGLFHRASKEIKIKEAIWLSVFWTVLALLFNLGVYWKLGSDAAMKFFAGYVLERSLSVDNLFVFVLVFSYFKVPTEQQYRVLFWGILGALVMRAIFIFAGVAAIQAIHWIIYVFGGFLVYTGFKLFKEDDKEIEPEKNAIVKGFRRFVPMTENYEGEKFWVKRDARFWATPLLLVLIVVETTDIVFAVDSIPAILAVTTDSFLVYTSNVFAILGLRPLYFALAGMMKIFRYLHYGLGAILIFVGIKMIVTDIYHIPIVVALAVIAVILAA
- the aroF gene encoding 3-deoxy-7-phosphoheptulonate synthase, with the translated sequence MIIVLKAEVTKKQVDHVVTKIKELKLKPVVSKGIERTIIGVIGDEAEVRLQPLEAFPGVEKVMDIQKPYKMVSRESRHQGSTFDLGKDVVIGGKKVVIMAGPCTVESQERIMKLARLMKKSGATVLRGGAFKPRTSPYDFQGLGEIGLKYLAAAKKATGLLIVTEMMDVRDLPLFERYADIIQIGARNMQNYNLLKEVGLSRKPILLKRGMANSIKEFLMAAEYIYSQGNHRVILCERGIRTFETTTRFTLDIGAVPVLKSETHLPVVIDPSHPAGKRAFVPALARAAVAAGADGLIVETHDKPEEAVCDGPQALLPEIFDELMKDLRNIARAIGRDI
- a CDS encoding YceI family protein, which produces MKPMTLILSLFFLCPSLALAQAQVPTTAADHFHNAPENLNTDPAFVPGEFPLGDIYAAHTAYYAKKAELSQAVAADSASYAVTLGTGEVSFTVAKNETASVLGYFREYLGALKLGPNGPERLDMVLDVNSLDTGVPGRNNRILSLFFQSMKPDLGLVTIAFDHFELGGAFADWKAGETREVTASGMITLNGVQKPLAAKLSVTRSGQGWSVTSAEPVTLLISDFNFADRVYELMKSCNHKAIGNAVAVKVNLELR
- a CDS encoding DUF1338 domain-containing protein, with product MMGPVDLLLQQLWEDYASMNKQAGVIHKALEQRGEKIVNDHVAFRTFDIPKVGLPVLAAPFMALGYRDAGEAYDFKDKKLKARYFKHPDPDKPKIFISELKVGECSASLQKTVRGLVDQVPPGREGDGRFLVSGVPWKRLSWKEYQELLKESEYAAWMAAFGFRVNHFTVFFNGLKTFPDLAALNVFIKGLGYALNASGGEIKGNPRVFLEQSSTMAYPVPTDFADRKETIPGCYYEFARRYPAKDGRLFQGFLPESADKIFESTHFRPASGPAQ
- a CDS encoding START domain-containing protein, with translation MEKNGKIIVIMAAAFALFAQNAAAEEHPWQLRKNQDGITVYVRPVDGSPILEYKATVNVKVPIEKAVAYYEDPTGAVRWFHQCSESRLLESRSDADKIMYMALDMPWPVSNRDAVYLRARTPGENAGVQFAISAVTDVLPPQPDKVRMPYLKGVWRFTPLPDGGTEIYVQQHADAGGHIPAAIVNRLVVDIPFNSLKNFRKRVSED
- a CDS encoding dicarboxylate/amino acid:cation symporter, producing the protein MQKTCAPGRGVLKHYAFPLILLGSITLGSASGFFLKDRAAMVKPLGDIFLNLLFTAVVPLVFFSIASSVAAMTDLRKLGRILLWMLLLFAATGILSTVLMLVGVKLFPPMTAPVALASAPAPVEGSVDFVGAFTVKDFSDLLSKKNMLPLIFFSMLVGLASCSLGEKSRPFSEFLAAGSEVMVKVIGLIMLYAPVGLAAYFAYLTGVFGPQLMQSYLRAVLLYYPFSIAYFFLGFSAYAWLAGGREGFKRFWSKIPLASMTALGTGSSMATVPVNLQAADEIGVPKEISRIAIPVGATIHMDGTCLSGILKIAILFSFYGRPFSGLATYATAVGVGVLSGVVMIGIPGGGFLGELLIVTLYGFPPESLPIITMVGTLVDPPATAVNAVGSNVVSMLIARVMGGKNWMQNQQETGA
- a CDS encoding DoxX family protein; translated protein: MKTFLCSPPMASRRVSVALLLVRVISGAAFMSYGRPMIQHPFQWMGPEAHVPGIFQALAALSEFGGGLAWILGLLTPLASLGLLFTMAYAVYFHLSHGDPFVSMSPGGMAYQPALLFASIALLLILGGPGQFSLDAVLCRKKTA
- the rho gene encoding transcription termination factor Rho — translated: MRNFHRPPDPRRGHHSQNSHRGRPDPSGFRQGPRHPAAPRRDEGEARFLGSTAIDPSPRIRLEDGSTELTMRAMDLICPIGMGQRGLIVAPPGSGKTTFLKHICQAIAKAYPQVKLYCLLIDERPEEVTDFRRKVTGAEVRWSSSDESYDHHIATASELMKQVYREAADGANVMVVIDSLTRLSRVHNAESRSSGRTLSGGVDARALEIPRRIFGSARKIENGGSLTILATILVQTGSRMDEVIFEEFKGTGNMEIVLSREISNRRIFPAVDISKSGTRKEELLIDPKELELVRKIRRVLATFNPVEAAQALIEQLQKFPTNKDLLGHLASQTSA